In Labrus mixtus chromosome 13, fLabMix1.1, whole genome shotgun sequence, a single genomic region encodes these proteins:
- the arglu1a gene encoding arginine and glutamate-rich protein 1-A, translating into MGRSRSRSSSRSKHSKGSKHSKKRSRSRSRSKDRERSKKRSKSREAKRNRRRESRSRSRSTTASARRERAASPPERIDIFGRTLSKRNALDEKQRKEEEERRAEMERQRKIRQQEIEEKLIEEETARRVEELVAKRVEEELEKRKDEIEREVLRRVEEAKRIMERQLLEELERQRQAELAAQKAREEEEKSKREELEKILEENNRKIADAQAKLAEDQLRIVEEQRKIHEERMKLEQDRQKQQKEEQKIILGKGKSRPKLSFSLKATE; encoded by the exons ATGGGCCGCTCACGGAGCCGCAGCTCGTCCCGGTCCAAACACTCGAAAGGCAGCAAGCACAGCAAGAAACGAAGCCGGTCTCGGTCGCGGTCTAAAGACAGGGAGCGGTCCAAGAAGCGGTCCAAGTCCCGGGAGGCTAAAAGGAACCGTCGCAGAGAATCTCGCTCTCGTTCCCGGTCGACCACAGCGTCAGCccgcagagagagagcagcctcGCCGCCGGAGCGGATCGACATCTTCGGCAGGACGCTGAGCAAAAGAAACGCGCTGGACGAGAAGcagagaaaggaagaggaagagagaagggcCGAGATGGAGAGACAGCGGAAAAT CCGGCAGCAGGAGATCGAGGAGAAGCTGATCGAGGAGGAGACAGCACGGCGGGTGGAGGAGCTTGTGGCCAAGCGGGTGGAGGAGGAACTGGAGAAGCGGAAGGACGAGATTGAACGAGAGGTGCTGCGGCGCGTCGAGGAGGCGAAGCGCATTATGGAGCggcagctgctggaggagctggagaggcaGCGGCAGGCCGAGTTGGCAGCTCAAAAGGCCAGAGAG GAGGAAGAAAAATCTAAGCGGGAGGAACTGGAAAAAATCCTGGAGGAGAATAACCGCAAGATCGCCGATGCCCAGGCCAAACTG GCCGAGGATCAGTTGCGTATtgtggaggagcagagaaaGATTCACGAGGAGCGCATGAAGCTGGAGCAGGACCGTCAGAAACAGCAGAAGGAGGAGCAGAAAATCATCCTCGGGAAGGGCAAGTCCAGGCCCAAGCTCTCCTTCTCCCTCAAGGCCACCGAATGA